Below is a window of Candidatus Zixiibacteriota bacterium DNA.
CGAGGGTGAGATAGTGGAGGTTATGAAAAGCATTTTTGGGGAATATGTGGAACCTCCGTTAATTTAAAAAAATGGAAAAAGGAAGATGAGAAAACGTAGCGCGACCCTTTCAGGGTCGCATTGCGAGGCTGAAAGCCTCGCGCTACAAACCTAATAGATCGGTAAACCCCACGTTGCCCACAACGTGGGTACAGATTTGGATGATCGTAACGTCCGACGTTTCTGTAGGACGTGCAAGTAGAAAGGAAAATTTATGCGAAAAAAATATCGAATACTCTTAGCCAAACCTGGTCTGGATGGGCATGACCGGGGAATCAAAGTGGTGGCTGCCGCGCTCAGGGATGCAGGATTTGAGGTCATTTACACCGGATTGAGACAGACCGCGGAGATGATCGTGGAAGCAGCCATTCAGGAGGATGTGGATGCCATCGGGATGAGCATCCTCTCCGGTGCGCATATGACCCTGTTTCCTGCGGTTCTGGATTTGCTCAAGAAAAGGAAGTGCGAACATATCCTCGTTTTCGGTGGAGGGATTATCCCGGATGAGGACATTGCTAAATTGGAGAAAAAAGGAGTGGGAAAGCTTTTTACTCCGGGAGCTACGACTGGAGAGATAATCGAATATCTGAATAAAGCCTTAAAAGAGGGAAGGAAAGAAGAGGCGGTTTTTTAGGAAAAAACGTGAACGTTTCTCGTTGCTCGTGAGCGGAATTAAGAAATAAGAAAGGCGGAAAAAGGAAGAACAAATGACAGATGACGGATAACGAATGACGGAGGAAATTTGTAGGGGCGAGGTTCCCTCGCCCACGAAAATAATAAGAGAATAACATTCAATCTAAGCTCGTAGGCGGAGCACCTTGCTCCGCCACTGCGGGGCTGGGAAGCCCCGCCTACGAGGTTAAAAAAGAGGAAAATCGGTAACCCCACGTTGCCCACAATGTGGGTGGATGTTCAAATGAAAAAAAGATTTGAAAAATTAACATCTAAATACAGGAGGTAGGATGACTTTTAATTTAGACGAGAAACAGCAGGCGGTTAGGGATCTGGCAAAGGAGTTCGGCGAGAAATATATCGCACCGGTTGCTGTGGAGATGGACAGAAAACCACCGGAGTTTCCCAGGGAGCTTTTCAAAAAGATGGCGGAAAAGGGATTTATGGCTTTTCCGGTCAATAAGCAATATGGCGGTCTGGGTAAAAGCAGACTCGAATATACTACGCTGATTGAGGAGATAGCCTGGTTTGATGCGGCGTCTGCCATAATTATGGCGGTAAATAACCTAGCAGGTTACCCGATTGAGACCTTCGGTTCTGAGGAGCAGAAGAAAAAGTATCTGCCCAAGATGTGCTCTGGTGAAATGGTCGGCGCTTTTGCCTTGACTGAGCCGAATGCTGGTTCTGATGCCGGCAACCAGCAGACCACAGCCAAACTGGAGGGTGATTCCTATGTGCTCAACGGCGAGAAGATATTCATCACCAGCGGAAACGTGGCAGATATAACCGTGATCATAGCCAAAACTGAGGATAAAGTCTCAGCTTTCTTAGTGGAGGGAAAAACTCCCGGGTTTACTTCAGAGGTTCTAAAATGGAAAATGGGTCTGAGAGCATCGACTACTGCGCGTTTAAAGCTGAATAACGTGAGAATTCCGAAAGAAAATCTCCTGGGCGAGGTAGGGAAAGGTTTCAGGATTGCCCTGGTAACTCTGGATGGTGCCAGGATAGGTGTGGCGGCTCAGGCTCTGGGAATTGCCCAGAGGGCTTTTGACGAGTCGATAAAATACTCCAAAACCAGGGTGCAGTTCGGAGCGCCAATTGCCAAACTGCAGGCGATCCAGTGGATGATTGCAGATATGGGTACCCGTTTAGAGGCTGCACGAATGCTGACTTACAAGGCCGCGATGATGGATGATAAAGGAGAGAAGATCTCCAGGGAAGCTGCCCAGGCCAAGCTGTATACGTCTGAGGCTTCCAATTTCATCGTGGACCGGGCAATGCAGATTCACGGCGGGTACGGCTATATCGGCGAATTTTCCGAGATCGAGAAGCTCTACCGGGATCAGAGGATTACCGAGATCTACGAAGGCACCTCAGAGGTGCAGAGACTGGTTATTTCGAGCGCGTACTTGAGATAAAAAATGTAGCGGAAGACTTCAGCCTTCCAATAGTTGGAGGTCTAAAGACCTCCGCTACAAAACATAATTCTGTCATTGCGAAGCAATCCGTTGAAACAGAAAATGAAAAAAGGAAGATGAAGGATGAATGACGAATGTCGGATGTCGAATGATGAATGAGAAATCTCGTAGGCGGAGCACCCTGCTCCGCCACAGGAATGAAACCCATAACGCCCGGCCAGCATGTCGGGCGTTATTATTTGTAGATACCGTCTTTCATGTCAAGCTTTGAATAGCTGGGTTAAAAGGTATTTTTTGAGTTAGTATAGCTCTAATCATTATCAGTAATTTTTTCATACAAGCAACCAGGGCCAGCATTTTGGGTTTCCCTTTAGCCA
It encodes the following:
- a CDS encoding cobalamin B12-binding domain-containing protein; this translates as MRKKYRILLAKPGLDGHDRGIKVVAAALRDAGFEVIYTGLRQTAEMIVEAAIQEDVDAIGMSILSGAHMTLFPAVLDLLKKRKCEHILVFGGGIIPDEDIAKLEKKGVGKLFTPGATTGEIIEYLNKALKEGRKEEAVF
- a CDS encoding acyl-CoA dehydrogenase family protein; translated protein: MTFNLDEKQQAVRDLAKEFGEKYIAPVAVEMDRKPPEFPRELFKKMAEKGFMAFPVNKQYGGLGKSRLEYTTLIEEIAWFDAASAIIMAVNNLAGYPIETFGSEEQKKKYLPKMCSGEMVGAFALTEPNAGSDAGNQQTTAKLEGDSYVLNGEKIFITSGNVADITVIIAKTEDKVSAFLVEGKTPGFTSEVLKWKMGLRASTTARLKLNNVRIPKENLLGEVGKGFRIALVTLDGARIGVAAQALGIAQRAFDESIKYSKTRVQFGAPIAKLQAIQWMIADMGTRLEAARMLTYKAAMMDDKGEKISREAAQAKLYTSEASNFIVDRAMQIHGGYGYIGEFSEIEKLYRDQRITEIYEGTSEVQRLVISSAYLR